Sequence from the Nitrosopumilus maritimus SCM1 genome:
AGGACTCTTCGTAATTTTGGTCTTAGTCTTTGTACAAAGGACATTAGTTGGTTGTAATCACTATGTCCACTAAATCCATCTAGCTTCTCTACTCCACAGTTGATCGTTACAACTTCAACCTTACCATCTTTTCCTAACATTGTTGCTTGTTTAGAACCATCAAGTACTCTTCTTCCCAAAGTTCCGTTTACTTGATAAGACACAAAGAGAACTTTGCTCTTTTTATCAGGTGCAATATTTTTGAAATATTCTAAAACAGGTCCACCTTCTAGCATTCCAGATGTTGCCAAGATTATACAAGGGGAGTCTTCTCTCATTGGTTCTTCTCTAGCATCTGCGTGCTCAATATTTGTGAAATATTCAGAATCAAATGGATTATCATCAGTTTCAAGAATTTTTTGTTTTAGTTCACGTGCAAGATATTCAGGATATGATTCATGGATTGCAGAAGCTTCAGAAATCATTCCTTCAGTAAATACTGGAGCCTCAATCATCTCACCAGACTTCATATAATGATCAATTACCATCATGATTTCTTGTGCACGACCAACTGCTGGAATAGGGATTAAAACTTTGCCGCCATCTGCAAGAGTGTTATTTACAGCATTAATGAAAGCAGACTCAACTTCCTGTCTACTAGGTTGAATGTCTTCTTTAAGACCATACGTACTTTCTATGAGTAATGTCTCTACTCTAGGGAAATTCCAACTAGCAGCTTCAAACAAAATGCTTTTTCCAAATTTGATATCACCAGAATAAACAAAGTTGTGATCACCATTTCCAATATGAAAGTGACATAATGCAGAACCAAGAATGTGACCTGCATTTGCAAGAACTAATTTAATGTCAGGAGAAATATCAGTTACAGTTCCATATGGCAAAGTAATTGTTTGTCTCATAATTTGTTTGACATCACGTTCAGAATAGATTGGAGTTCTTCCTTGAGCTGCTGCAACTTTGATTGCATCTAACTGAATAAGATTCATCATAGGTAGTGTTGGTTCGGTACAATAGATTGGTCCTTTGTATCCATATTTACACAATGTAGGCAAAAATCCAGTATGATCCAAGTGTGCATGACCAATAACTACAGCATCAAGATCATCTAGTGTGAGATTCAAAGAGTCCAATCTAGGAAATGCATCCATTGGAGAACGTGCTCCAGGATTTATTCCACAATCAATGAGTATCTTACTTTCAGGAGTAGACAGCAATAATGAAGATCGTCCAACTTGACCAAATCCACCAAGTGTATAAAGTGAAACTTCTGTTCTTTGGGTTAATCTAGGTCTGAAAATTTCATCTCCAACTTGTTTTAGTTGTTTACTTCTTTCAGTAGAGGCTTGTTTGAGAGTTGCATTGATTGTTTGAATAGTACGGGAAGGGACAGTTGTAGCCTTTCTTACACGTATTTTCCAGCCTGTTTTTTCAGTTACTTCAGCATGATTGAATTCTTTTGCATTTCTTTGTAATAACCAAGGTCGTTTTGCTTCAATTGAAACTTCACCTGTTGCAGTATCAAATAGAGTATTCTGTAATTTTGCATCTTCTGGAACCAAACTTGCAATAATTTTTCGGGCATCATCTTCAGGTTTTCTAATTGATTCATCAGTTCTAACAACGATTCGTTTTTTGATTACACTTACAAGATTTGAAATCGTTTCATTATTTTCCATTAGATAACGAGGAGCGTTTGTGTAAAGTGCAATTCGTGGTCCTTCGTACTCAATTTTTGTAACATTAGCTTCTTTAGGTATACTTTGCAGTATGGTGGCCATTATATTCTGGCTGCTAGGAGGTAATTCTTTTTGTTGTTGTTTTCTTTGCATTAAATCACTAAAGTTCAATGACTGCTTTCTTTTGTTCTTCAGTCAAAAGACGGAATCCGTCTTTATCCATAATTGCGATGTTAATTCCATCGCCGGTACCAATGTTTCTAACTATTGCTGCTTTTACAGCTCGTAAAGCAATTTTTTTTGCTTCTTCAACTGTAAGATCTTCTCTGTATTCTTCTTCAAGTAGACCATAGGCCACTGGTGAACCGCTACCAGTTGTAACATATGCTTTCTTTTCAACAGAGCCAAACATGTCAATGTTAAACAATGCAGGGCCTTCTGCATCATAACCGCCAACTAAGATATCAGCCATAAATGGATAGCCTCTATTTTGATGGAAGATTAATGAACAAAGTCTTGCAAGTGAATGGATTGAGATTGGTCCATGTTTTTCAACTCTATGAAGATTAGAATGATAACGTAAAATATCAACAATGTTTTGGGCGTCTGCAACACCACCAGCAAGAGTTAACCCTGCATGGTCATCAATTTTTTGAATTTTCATGGTGTTATTGTTTGCAATAAAGTATCCAGCACTTGCTCTCATATCTGCACAT
This genomic interval carries:
- a CDS encoding beta-CASP ribonuclease aCPSF1 gives rise to the protein MQRKQQQKELPPSSQNIMATILQSIPKEANVTKIEYEGPRIALYTNAPRYLMENNETISNLVSVIKKRIVVRTDESIRKPEDDARKIIASLVPEDAKLQNTLFDTATGEVSIEAKRPWLLQRNAKEFNHAEVTEKTGWKIRVRKATTVPSRTIQTINATLKQASTERSKQLKQVGDEIFRPRLTQRTEVSLYTLGGFGQVGRSSLLLSTPESKILIDCGINPGARSPMDAFPRLDSLNLTLDDLDAVVIGHAHLDHTGFLPTLCKYGYKGPIYCTEPTLPMMNLIQLDAIKVAAAQGRTPIYSERDVKQIMRQTITLPYGTVTDISPDIKLVLANAGHILGSALCHFHIGNGDHNFVYSGDIKFGKSILFEAASWNFPRVETLLIESTYGLKEDIQPSRQEVESAFINAVNNTLADGGKVLIPIPAVGRAQEIMMVIDHYMKSGEMIEAPVFTEGMISEASAIHESYPEYLARELKQKILETDDNPFDSEYFTNIEHADAREEPMREDSPCIILATSGMLEGGPVLEYFKNIAPDKKSKVLFVSYQVNGTLGRRVLDGSKQATMLGKDGKVEVVTINCGVEKLDGFSGHSDYNQLMSFVQRLRPKLRRVLVNHGERKKSENLAMNIRRMHRVPAHYPQIQEAIKLF
- the psmB gene encoding archaeal proteasome endopeptidase complex subunit beta, with amino-acid sequence MSNNVEEKILHGTTTVGIKAKDGVVLCADMRASAGYFIANNNTMKIQKIDDHAGLTLAGGVADAQNIVDILRYHSNLHRVEKHGPISIHSLARLCSLIFHQNRGYPFMADILVGGYDAEGPALFNIDMFGSVEKKAYVTTGSGSPVAYGLLEEEYREDLTVEEAKKIALRAVKAAIVRNIGTGDGINIAIMDKDGFRLLTEEQKKAVIEL